The genomic stretch agtatactgagcgggacacaccgtgtcctccagccctaacacatcctcgaggctcaggagtgcccaacgccctcgtcagcacatcatcagggccatcaggtgcccatttaccctcagcttagagttgccggtaatgatcctgtgaaacaatattcacagaaagttatatatataagctaataatttgacatatcaacattattaaatattagcacttacaatatttttttgaatctcagaggcctctccaattagctctccttttgcattccgacgacccatgctccataagtctgccctatcaagttcagtcagacttttcccactttgttccattaacatctcttcaatacgcacatagcctcctgtagagaggttgtgattgtatttattcagtgctcgataattttgcatctcctctctttttctttgccactcgggagttaatcttgagttcacaaacgtTAACCATTTATACagagttatgacattctcaaatccaaatggcaaagctggcgggaactcatttgggtattttttcaaagcgtcgtaaacgtgtaccctagtaagattagtcttccaatttcggaagtactttcccgcatccttcaacatctgttgcttttgtttggggtccaaatcataagttttctacaagtttgaaagtaataagaagcatattatcaaaataatatatattttaaaaacattaaatgaaatataattaataaaaatataccttcattgtgtcccatattttatttttatccaccacactaacatctttccaactgttaatgctgatggacacagttgctcgaacaactgatccaagctgtgatgaaacattacttctagatccacccactagttgaccatactcattgtattcaacaggagtaagatgtccttcactcctttttttggtgtttctagacatccatgtacgtcctctcacagATTTATTTTCTTGCTCCACTGATTGAGAATTAGGGCGTTGCTCTCCCTCAgcagaactaccaccaaaaggatcaacctccatctgtgaaacataaatatcattattataacaattttggacactcataatcaaaagatgaaacacattgtgataacaactaagaatttcacatatcataaacatatgaaacctattaaatggtacctcaagacccattatcatcaacccacaatccttcaccattttcacggaaacaaatacaatcatcatcaacttcgtcattatcttctattgcggtgaatgtgacaagttcttcttcgagaggtatatcatgtaaatcaccatctttaatgttccattctcttgtttgcgttggaagaacaattgaccattggttgtctgaaggatcattcacataaaatacttgtttcgcttgtgaagctaatataaatcgatcagatttgtgcccaatttaatttagattaactaatgtgaaaccaaaatcttcatatattatgccgctgtcacttttcacccaatcacaaaagaaaacaggtactcgaggtgtgatataatctaactcccaaatttcattaactactccataaaaagtcatatcacattcaactggatttttatcttttgcactagagacttgcacagttttagcaacaaggctaacaccactgttttgtgtgtttctgttgttatcgcgctccctagtgttaaatagagtaccattaatcatgtatgatgaaaacttgatgacattaactgaatgtcctcgagaaatccacttaacaatgtctgaaaccttatttgatgtgttttgtaattctgacacaacctatcaaatcaacataccaaaaacaaccaaaaatgtcatcttgtaattaagtactaattaatgacaactttcaataatcaacacaatttactttttgttctatccaactactaaaagttcgataatgttcatcttgtaaccattttgagttccttgacttggatggaaatttggtctttatccaattaaaatgttcccttcaattataaatatgctgttaaacaattgaatatacgaaattacacaacttaaacttaatgtattatatgaatataactcactcgatataaggttgaatttcatttatattctgcaacacaaaacgatgcgcttcatctagaagatctcgacttactgtgcatacaacgctaccacgacgactctgaatctcaacattttcaacatcatttaacccaattttctgtacaccagtcatgtattcagaacaaaattcaactgcctcttctgcaatataacattcgacgatgcatccttccggccgacttctattcctaacataccccttaagaatcttcatatatcgctcaaatggatacatccatcttaaataaactggaccacaatatcttagttctctaaccaagtgaactgtcaaatggatcattatatcaaaaaatgtcggcgggaaatatttctccaactcacacaatacctcaacaatttcatctcttaacttaggtaactttagcggatcaatcaccttacaacacagtgacttgaaaaacaagcataaccttgtgattacatctcgaactctcctaggcaacacagatcgaatggccactggtagcaaatgttgcattagaatatgacaatcgtgagatttcatgccagtcagaatacaacttttcatgtctaccaatgaccttatatttgaggaatatccgtctggaacttttatattaaacaaacatctacAAATTttcattctttcctctttagtaagagtgtaagctgcaggaggtaaatatgttcgtctcttatctggttttggagtcaattcatcccttatacccattgcaaccaagtcttgtctagccttaattccatccttagttttcccagaaatattcaacaaagtgccaatcaaactatcacatacatttttctctatgtgcataacatctaaattatgacgtataagtaagaaaggccaatattcaagttcgaagaaaacagatttctttttataacacccttttggctcctccacaaccttggccttgcgactacgtttcatctttgtaggtgtacgaactttgggcttccctaacttgaacacaattttagacatcttctcaagtacttggatcccattcaatggctcaggagcctcttcaaactcttgtttaccattgaatgccttcttccaagtccgaagtttatgcgtattaggcaagaacttcctatgtcccatataacatatttttcgagagtgtttcaagtattcagaacatgttttttcttgacaAACGGGGCAATCTTTATATCCTTTCACgttaaacccagataaatttctataagcaggaaagtcattaattgtccacaataagaccgctctaagattaaattcttcctgcctatatgcatcataaaccttaaccccttcatcccacaaagttttcaagtcatctataagaggagctagatagacgtcaatatcattaccaggttgtttaggtcctgatatcaacgaggtcaaaatcgtaaactttctcttcatacacaaccatgggagtagattgtaaataacaagcataacaggccaacaactatacttactgctaagggatgcgtgtggattaaacccgtcagtcgaaagacctagacgaatattacgagattcatttccaaaagaaggccacttcaaatcaactctcttccaagcaagggtgtcagctggatgtcttaatttaccatcctttattctttcattagcatgccacgacaaacttttagcatgttcggcatttctaaacaatcggatgaaacgaggaattggcggaaggtaccacaaaactttggcaggtactccttccttgacatcgtcaccatttcttttcttttgccatcgtgactcacaacaagtaggacacgattttgcgtctgcaaaactatttcgatacaatatgcaatcattaggacatgcatgaatttttttgtactgcatgcctaatgagcataacgtcttctttgcctcataaaatgaaattggaatttcattaacttcaggcaataactccttcaagaaaccaaataactcagtaatgcttttatcactccagccatgtttagcttttagatagtacaacctaagaagcgcagataattttgtaaatcttgtacaacaagggtaaattggtttctcggcatcattaaggagtgtctcaaacttatttgggtctactcctgatccataatgtgcgtcgtcaatcatttcatctaatggatcccagttctcctccactatattcctcctcactccttttggtctacttggcagagttggagcaatcggagctatctccccatggtaataccaaattgtgtaactcttgtcgatcccattgaaatataagtgttctttaatctttttaagatccatctttttaacatttccacacttaagacatggacaataagtaaaatttaggtctttcacattttctgaacaaaaccttaagaacaaatcgacctcgttcctatattccgcagataacctattcgctgacatccactgtttatccatatattctcctatgtctatggaaaagaaaagaaacaacactaaataagcacgtgataaagttgtatgtctatataaaactaattgtttattatcctagataaaatcgggcagcatttcccctataatagtgacttaaccatctgcatgtgaatatcaaaacaaacaattcaaacaacatacaataagtttcttccttatagaatgtctatataaaactaattgtttattatcctagataaaatcgggcagcatttcccctataatagtgacctaaccatctgcatgtaaatagcaaaacaaacaattcaaacaacatacaataagtttcttccttatagctccgcagcacacagtcaaatttatcagaacctacttcactaatacacacaagttctcaaccttccgttatcaccgcagcacacaattttaatctcagaacctacttcactatggatgaatatttaagatattcaaactcctctaacatttgtttaataatattaaaagtagaagtaagagaatatatatgtacctcttgcaatctttaatccaaaagctagcaaagttacttcacttagtaatcaaattcgctattaaatccacaaaccaataaagttaaattaataaataataaataaaacatcactaaatatctagcaatatataacgtattattgtaattttagaaacttaattacctcaaatgtgtgattgatattggaattttgatgcaaaatactctctaaaatctcaccacaaaaatcacaacctatgaaattaaattaattaatatgttaaacattactaaacaaatatcactaaatatctaataatagtaaatgatattggtaaacaaataaaaaaaatcccaatgtgtcgctaattataacctcaacaaaaaatcaatataaaattttataacctaaaaacttaataataaacaaaaacataaaaaatttcatatatttctattttataaattatttaataaatttattttagcataactatatatataacaaaatagttacaatttaaaaaaaaaattcaaatatacaaaaatatatctaaatttcgaaataaaaaatgataaaaatttaaaaaaaaatcatgaacatatatactctaatgaaatatatacaatgtgataggttaaattaaaaaaaaactaaaatatcataaatccctaaaaacttccatggaaaaaccacaaaaacatacaatgtatataaaaaaatgcataaaaatgtaaaactaacacaaaatcatttatattactcatcctaatgcaaaacttatgatttatttgcaaaataattaactaaaaatcaataaaataaaataaaaacataccttagaaccctaaaaaAACACAGCCCCAATTCTCTCCTCTGGTTTGCATGCTCTCGGGTTGGTGATGATATGTGAGGAAGAAAAGCATATTTGGTCATATATGAAGggagcacatccaacgtctcccactgggagacgtgccacgtgtcccacgtctcccagtgggagacgttggatgtgcccATAAACACTaccccagcctatttccaacgtcttccaccattttcaatgtcttccaattgtaaccATTAATATatactttcaatgtcttacaccattagacatttaaaacccctgataagttttaatgtcttacaccaatggtgtaagacattgtagggagtcattgtatatcaaatttgttgtagtgacaaaaatcaaacaaaggataaaaataaggATGAGGGATTCAATTAACAAAATCAAACAatatatcccctaatttactagcctagccatctgtcacaatcaacaccaacatgtcaaacaaatcaaacaacacacatgttttcatccatatatcaccgcagcacacaaaattctaataacctacttcactaagacatgcaagttttcaaccttccgttatcaccgcagcacacataattctcataacctatacttcactacggatgaatatctaagatattcaaattcCACTAAAGTAATGcagttatcattcaaaattgtaaaatattgaaaatttttaaactaaatcaaatacaacatacgtcttgcaattagctaccaatccaatgctttaagaccaatcaaaatattaacctattCATTTTAACCAACATTATAAAAAAAGAGAAAGGTCATATGTTGACATGctcttttaaaaaggttaaaatcaACACAACAAATATATGCATACATACTTATATATTCTTTTACAAGTCACACTTGTATCAACAGCTATTATTTGTCTAATGAACTCTTTAAGGACTTTTTTTATTTAGACatattttgtgtgtgtgtgtgtctaattatattatatattcaaGGCATGCAAAACGTTGCTCGTATGTTAATAATAATGGTTTGTGTTTATATGCAATACTAGAAAGATGAATAAATGTAAGCCACAAGTTAGATTAGCTTCATCATTATTCCACTTAAACTAAGCAAGTTAATTGATTGTAGACAgagatgaataataataataataaagaagaagaagaaagagccacATGAAAAAGCTGAAAAGTAATAGACATAAAATCAGCAATTGATTATGCACTCAGAATGTTACTTACTTAATTACCATTGTAATTAAATCTTTACGCTTACATGTTTCCGTGATTAATTTTTCTGCAGagacaaaaagaagaaaaatattgtACTAAACACAATCACATGCAAAC from Humulus lupulus chromosome 5, drHumLupu1.1, whole genome shotgun sequence encodes the following:
- the LOC133780283 gene encoding uncharacterized protein LOC133780283 — its product is MTKLMMIVFVSVKMVKDCGLMIMGLEMEVDPFGGSSAEGEQRPNSQSVEQENKSVRGRTWMSRNTKKRSEGHLTPVEYNEYGQLVGGSRSNVSSQLGSVVRATVSISINSWKDVSVVDKNKIWDTMKKTYDLDPKQKQQMLKDAGKYFRNWKTNLTRVHVYDALKKYPNEFPPALPFGFENVITLYKWLTFVNSRLTPEWQRKREEMQNYRALNKYNHNLSTGGYVRIEEMLMEQSGKSLTELDRADLWSMGRRNAKGELIGEASEIQKNIDHYRQL